The following is a genomic window from Geminicoccaceae bacterium.
CGCCGAGGAAGCAGGCCGAATAACCGGCCGCGAACAATTGTTCGGGATTGGTGCCCGCTCCTCCGTCACCCCCCAGTTCCTTCGGCACCGACAGCTTGACCTCAAGCTTGCCATCGGCCGTTCGCGCCGACCCGTCACGGCCGCCGGTGGCCGTTGCCTCGGTCATATATTTCACATCGACAGACATGTAGTTTCTCCCTTGCGCCGGTTGTGAAACCCGAGGTGACAATATAGCGCACCGGGATTTTCCACCAGTGTCGATGACCAACATCCGGTTGGATCAAGGGACCCATCGTCAGCGAATTCGCCACATTGCCCCCTGCATCCCGCATGCAGACGGGCGGCCAGATGGAGAGCTGGCCGCCCGTTCACAAGATAATCTGGCCTGATGACATCAGGTACCCGGCTGGGGCTCCGGTGTGAAATCGCCCGGACTGTCATCGTCGCGCGGCTTGTTGGTCGTCGGGACCGAACCTCGCTTGCCGCCGCCGCTGGGAGCCGAAGCCGATGGCGAACCATCCTGCTTGCTGCGCGCCTCGGGCATGCCGTCACCACGAAGGATCGATGCGACCTCCTCGCCTGTGAGCGTCTCATGCTCCAGCAGTGCCGTCGCCAGCTCATGCAGGACATCAAGCTTTTCGGTGATCAGGTTCCGCGCCTTCTCGTGGCCTTCCTCGATGATCCGCCGGACTTCGGCATCGATCAGCTGGGCGGTCGCTTCGGAAACGTTCTTCTGCTGCGTCACGGAATGCCCCAGGAACACCTCCTGCTGGTTTTCGCCATATCCCACGGGACCGAGCTTCTCGCTCATGCCGAGCTGCGTGACCATGCCCCGCGCGATCTGCGTCGCCTGCTTGATGTCGCCATAGGCACCCGATGTCACCCTGTCGTGCCCGAAAATCAGCTCCTCGGCCACCCGGCCACCCATGGCGACCGTGATCTGCGCTTCCATCTCCTGCCGGGTCTGGGAATGACGGTCCCCTTCCGGAAGGAACTGGACGAGACCGAGCGCACGCCCCCGCGGAATGATGGTGGCCTTGTGGATCGGCATCGCCCCCTTGGTGAAGAAGGCTGCCACCGCGTGACCGCCCTCATGATAGGCAGTCAACCTCTTTTCCTCGTCGGACATGACCATCGACCGCCGCTCGGCGCCCATCAGGACCTTGTCCTTGGCTGCCTCGAAGTCGACCATCGTCACGACCCGCTTGCCACGCCGGGCGGCCAGCAGCGCCGCCTCGTTGACGATGTTGGCAAGGTCGGCACCCGAGAAGCCGGGCGTGCCGCGGGCAATGACCCGGGTATCGACATCGGGGCCGACACGGATCTTCTTGACATGCACATTGAGGATCTTCTCGCGCCCGAGAACATCCGGATTTGGCACCACAACCTGGCGGTCAAAACGCCCCGGACGCAAAAGGGCCGGATCGAGAACGTCGGGACGATTGGTCGCGGCGATCAGGATCACGCCCTCGTTGGCCTCGAAACCGTCCATCTCGACCAGCAATTGATTCAACGTCTGCTCACGCTCGTCATTGCCACCACCGAGACCGGCACCACGATGCCGGCCGACAGCGTCGATCTCGTCGATGAAGACAATGCACGGCGCATGTTTCTTGGCCTGCTCGAACATGTCGCGCACGCGGCTCGCGCCGACACCGACGAACATTTCCACGAAATCGGAGCCGGAAATCGTGAAGAACGGCACATTGGCCTCACCCGCGATGGCGCGGGCAAGCAGCGTCTTGCCGGTGCCCGGAGGCCCGACGAGCAGGCAGCCCTTCGGAATGCGCCCACCGACCTGCTGGAATTTCTGCGGGTTCTTGAGGAACTCGACGATCTCCTGCAGCTCCTCCTTGGCCTCGTCGATGCCGGCGACGTCGGAAAACGTGACGCGTCCGTGTTTCTCGGTCAGCAGTCTCGCCCGGCTCTTGCCGAATCCCATGGCCTTGC
Proteins encoded in this region:
- a CDS encoding ATP-dependent metallopeptidase FtsH/Yme1/Tma family protein; its protein translation is MNNFSKNLALWIIIGLLLIALFNLFQGPSTRGTQTPLAFSDFVSEVEAGRVSDVTIQGDNISGHFSDGRPFATYAPNDPNLVERLTKHGVTIRAMPLDDSMPSLLGVLVSWFPMLLLIGVWIFFMRQMQSGGGKAMGFGKSRARLLTEKHGRVTFSDVAGIDEAKEELQEIVEFLKNPQKFQQVGGRIPKGCLLVGPPGTGKTLLARAIAGEANVPFFTISGSDFVEMFVGVGASRVRDMFEQAKKHAPCIVFIDEIDAVGRHRGAGLGGGNDEREQTLNQLLVEMDGFEANEGVILIAATNRPDVLDPALLRPGRFDRQVVVPNPDVLGREKILNVHVKKIRVGPDVDTRVIARGTPGFSGADLANIVNEAALLAARRGKRVVTMVDFEAAKDKVLMGAERRSMVMSDEEKRLTAYHEGGHAVAAFFTKGAMPIHKATIIPRGRALGLVQFLPEGDRHSQTRQEMEAQITVAMGGRVAEELIFGHDRVTSGAYGDIKQATQIARGMVTQLGMSEKLGPVGYGENQQEVFLGHSVTQQKNVSEATAQLIDAEVRRIIEEGHEKARNLITEKLDVLHELATALLEHETLTGEEVASILRGDGMPEARSKQDGSPSASAPSGGGKRGSVPTTNKPRDDDSPGDFTPEPQPGT